The following proteins are encoded in a genomic region of Prionailurus viverrinus isolate Anna chromosome E3, UM_Priviv_1.0, whole genome shotgun sequence:
- the MRM2 gene encoding rRNA methyltransferase 2, mitochondrial isoform X2, with translation MRAGGGGAGGASQVRPRGRGAETRSFPAKRLGEDFRPEVSSPDGFRGAAGGRRAWRATESVGRRSLKLVRASLQRQRFHTAGSHYKGRTAAEHLWLTRHLRDPFVKAAKVESYRCRSAFKLLEVNERHQILRPGLRVLDCGAAPGAWSQVAVQRVNAAGADPGAPVGFVLGVDLLHIFPLEGATFLSPADVTDPRTVQRVRELLPGGRADVILSDMAPNATGIRSLDHDRLISLCSSLLDVAPDVLHPGGTFLCKTWAGSQSLGLQKRLAAQFQNTRTVKPRASRKESSEVYLLATQYRRAKGPVED, from the exons ATGCGtgcgggaggaggaggggccgggGGCGCGTCCCAGGTTCGTCCGCGGGGAAGGGGCGCAGAGACGCGGTCATTCCCGGCGAAGCGCCTAGGAGAGGACTTCCGGCCCGAAGTCAGTAGTCCGGACGGCTTCCGAGGAGCGGCGGGCGGGCGGAGAGCGTGGAGGGCTACGGAGAGCGTAGGGCGCAG gtcCTTGAAGCTGGTACGTGCGTCCCTTCAGCGGCAAAGGTTTCACACCGCTGGGAGCCACTACAAGGGTCGGACCGCTGCTGAGCACCTGTGGCTGACACGTCATTTGAGGGACCCGTTTGTGAAGGCAGCGAAGGTGGAGAGTTACCGGTGCCGAAGTGCCTTCAAGCTTTTGGAGGTGAACGAGAGGCACCAGATCCTGCGGCCCGGCCTCCGGGTCTTAGACTGTGGGGCGGCTCCCGGGGCGTGGAGCCAGGTGGCCGTGCAGAGGGTCAACGCTGCGGGCGCAG ATCCCGGTGCTCCTGTGGGCTTTGTGCTTGGGGTAGACCTTCTCCACATATTCCCCCTGGAGGGGGCAACTTTTCTGTCCCCCGCTGACGTGACTGACCCCAGAACCGTCCAGAGAGTCCGAGAGCTGCTTCCTGGCGGGAGAGCAGATGTCATTCTGAGTGACATGGCACCCAATGCCACAGGGATCCGGAGCCTGGATCACGACAGGCTCATTAGCCTGTGCTCGTCCCTTCTGGACGTGGCTCCAGATGTTCTGCACCCCGGCGGAACGTTCCTCTGCAAAACGTGGGCTGGAAGTCAAAGCCTTGGGTTACAGAAGAGACTGGCCGCGCAGTTCCAGAACACCAGGACTGTGAAGCCTAGAGCCAGCAGGAAGGAATCTTCAGAGGTGTACCTCTTGGCCACACAGTACCGAAGAGCGAAGGGGCCTGTGGAGGACTGA
- the MRM2 gene encoding rRNA methyltransferase 2, mitochondrial isoform X1 gives MARSLKLVRASLQRQRFHTAGSHYKGRTAAEHLWLTRHLRDPFVKAAKVESYRCRSAFKLLEVNERHQILRPGLRVLDCGAAPGAWSQVAVQRVNAAGADPGAPVGFVLGVDLLHIFPLEGATFLSPADVTDPRTVQRVRELLPGGRADVILSDMAPNATGIRSLDHDRLISLCSSLLDVAPDVLHPGGTFLCKTWAGSQSLGLQKRLAAQFQNTRTVKPRASRKESSEVYLLATQYRRAKGPVED, from the exons ATGGCTCG gtcCTTGAAGCTGGTACGTGCGTCCCTTCAGCGGCAAAGGTTTCACACCGCTGGGAGCCACTACAAGGGTCGGACCGCTGCTGAGCACCTGTGGCTGACACGTCATTTGAGGGACCCGTTTGTGAAGGCAGCGAAGGTGGAGAGTTACCGGTGCCGAAGTGCCTTCAAGCTTTTGGAGGTGAACGAGAGGCACCAGATCCTGCGGCCCGGCCTCCGGGTCTTAGACTGTGGGGCGGCTCCCGGGGCGTGGAGCCAGGTGGCCGTGCAGAGGGTCAACGCTGCGGGCGCAG ATCCCGGTGCTCCTGTGGGCTTTGTGCTTGGGGTAGACCTTCTCCACATATTCCCCCTGGAGGGGGCAACTTTTCTGTCCCCCGCTGACGTGACTGACCCCAGAACCGTCCAGAGAGTCCGAGAGCTGCTTCCTGGCGGGAGAGCAGATGTCATTCTGAGTGACATGGCACCCAATGCCACAGGGATCCGGAGCCTGGATCACGACAGGCTCATTAGCCTGTGCTCGTCCCTTCTGGACGTGGCTCCAGATGTTCTGCACCCCGGCGGAACGTTCCTCTGCAAAACGTGGGCTGGAAGTCAAAGCCTTGGGTTACAGAAGAGACTGGCCGCGCAGTTCCAGAACACCAGGACTGTGAAGCCTAGAGCCAGCAGGAAGGAATCTTCAGAGGTGTACCTCTTGGCCACACAGTACCGAAGAGCGAAGGGGCCTGTGGAGGACTGA
- the NUDT1 gene encoding oxidized purine nucleoside triphosphate hydrolase → MGASRLYTLVLVLQPPRVLLGMKKRGFGAGRWNGFGGKVQGGESIEDGAKRELREECGLTADTLHKVGRIVFEFVGEPELMDVHIFRTDSVQGTPAESDEMRPRWFQLDRIPFDDMWPDDSYWFPLLLQNKKFHGYFKFQGPNTILDYTLREVDEV, encoded by the exons ATGGGCGCCTCCAGGCTCTACACATTGGTGCTGGTGCTGCAGCCTCCGCGAGTTCTCCTGGGCATGAAGAAACGAGGCTTTGGGGCCGGCCGGTGGAATGGCTTCGGAGGCAAAGTTCAAGGAGGAGAGAGCATCGAGGACGGGGCCaagag GGAGCTGCGGGAGGAGTGCGGTCTGACCGCGGACACACTCCACAAGGTGGGCCGGATCGTGTTCGAGTTCGTGGGCGAGCCGGAACTGATGGACGTGCACATCTTCCGCACAGACAGTGTCCAGGGGACGCCCGCGGAGAGCGACG AAATGCGGCCCCGGTGGTTCCAGCTGGACCGGATCCCCTTTGATGACATGTGGCCGGATGACAGCTACTGGTTTCCCCTCCTGCTTCAGAACAAGAAATTCCACGGGTATTTCAAGTTCCAGGGCCCCAACACCATCCTGGACTACACGCTCCGCGAGGTGGACGAGGTGTAG